A stretch of the Serratia marcescens genome encodes the following:
- a CDS encoding ATP-binding cassette domain-containing protein: MEQAHTIELEELEKRFPSLEKPAVASLTTTLRSGAVIGLVGPDGAGKTTLLRMLAGLLQPSSGKLRVAGLDPIAQDRQLHAILGYMPQKFGLYEDLTVMENLTLYADLRGVTGDLRRQTFERLLKFTDLTRFTERLAGKLSGGMKQKLGLACTLVGEPQVLLLDEPGVGVDPISRRELWRMVHELANDGMLILWSTSYLDEAEQCREVLLLNEGELLFSGAPQALTRRMAGRTVLIAAPPGSHRSLLQRAICLPAVTDGVIQGKSLRLILKEGEDHRQLLQALDLPDAELDEADPRFEDAFIDLLGGGPNHRSALAEIMPTVNGASGETVIEAVQLTKKFGDFAATDHVDFQVRRGEIFGLLGPNGAGKSTTFKMMCGLLIPSSGKALVLGMDLKTSSGQARQRLGYMAQKFSLYGNLTVAQNLKFFSGVYGLSGKAQRDKIDEMSRAFNFAPILDQTPDALPLGFKQRLALACALMHEPDILFLDEPTSGVDPLTRREFWLHINGMVDKGVTVMVTTHFMDEAEYCDRIGLVYRGKIIAAGTPDDLKQQVARDDNPNPSMEQAFIELVQGYDEEESR; encoded by the coding sequence ATGGAACAGGCGCACACCATTGAGCTGGAAGAGCTGGAGAAGCGCTTCCCGTCGCTTGAGAAACCGGCGGTCGCCAGCCTGACCACCACCCTGCGCAGCGGCGCGGTGATCGGGCTGGTCGGCCCGGACGGCGCCGGCAAAACCACCCTGCTGCGCATGTTGGCCGGGCTGCTGCAACCCAGCAGCGGCAAACTGCGGGTCGCCGGGCTGGATCCGATCGCGCAGGATCGTCAACTGCACGCGATCCTCGGTTACATGCCGCAGAAGTTCGGGCTGTATGAGGATCTGACGGTGATGGAGAACCTGACGCTGTACGCCGATCTGCGCGGCGTCACCGGCGATCTTCGCCGCCAGACCTTCGAGCGGCTGTTGAAATTCACCGATCTGACCCGCTTCACCGAGCGCCTGGCGGGCAAGCTGTCCGGCGGCATGAAGCAGAAACTCGGCCTGGCCTGCACGCTGGTGGGCGAACCTCAGGTGCTGTTGCTGGATGAGCCGGGCGTCGGCGTCGATCCGATCTCGCGCCGCGAGCTGTGGCGCATGGTGCACGAGCTGGCCAACGACGGCATGTTGATCCTGTGGAGCACCTCTTATCTCGATGAGGCCGAGCAGTGCCGCGAAGTGCTGCTGCTCAACGAGGGCGAGCTGCTGTTCAGCGGCGCGCCGCAGGCGCTGACCCGCCGTATGGCCGGACGCACGGTATTGATCGCCGCGCCCCCCGGCAGCCATCGATCGCTGCTGCAGCGGGCGATCTGCCTGCCGGCGGTCACCGACGGGGTGATCCAGGGCAAGTCTCTGCGCCTGATCCTGAAGGAAGGCGAAGATCACCGGCAGCTGTTGCAGGCGCTGGATCTGCCGGACGCCGAACTGGACGAAGCGGATCCGCGCTTCGAGGATGCGTTTATCGATCTGCTCGGCGGCGGCCCCAACCACCGCTCGGCGCTGGCGGAGATCATGCCGACCGTCAACGGCGCAAGCGGTGAAACGGTGATCGAAGCGGTGCAACTGACCAAGAAATTCGGCGATTTCGCCGCTACCGATCACGTTGATTTCCAGGTGCGGCGCGGCGAAATTTTCGGCCTGCTCGGGCCGAACGGCGCCGGCAAGTCCACCACCTTCAAAATGATGTGCGGCCTGCTGATCCCCTCCAGCGGTAAGGCGCTGGTGCTGGGGATGGACCTCAAGACCAGCTCCGGCCAGGCGCGCCAACGCCTCGGCTACATGGCGCAAAAATTCTCGCTGTACGGCAACCTGACGGTGGCGCAGAACCTGAAGTTTTTCTCCGGCGTCTACGGCCTGAGCGGCAAGGCGCAGCGCGACAAAATCGACGAGATGTCCCGCGCCTTCAACTTCGCGCCGATCCTCGATCAGACACCGGACGCGCTGCCGCTCGGCTTCAAACAGCGCCTGGCGCTGGCCTGCGCGCTGATGCACGAACCGGATATCCTGTTCCTCGACGAACCGACTTCCGGCGTCGATCCGCTGACGCGGCGCGAGTTCTGGTTGCACATCAACGGCATGGTCGACAAGGGCGTCACGGTGATGGTGACCACCCACTTTATGGACGAGGCGGAATACTGCGATCGCATCGGCCTGGTATACCGCGGCAAGATCATCGCCGCCGGCACGCCGGACGATCTCAAACAGCAGGTGGCGCGCGACGACAATCCCAACCCCTCGATGGAACAGGCGTTTATCGAGCTGGTGCAGGGTTACGATGAGGAGGAATCACGGTGA
- the hlyD gene encoding secretion protein HlyD: MNKKRSALIVLLILLIAAAAYGVWHYQQQQDKPLTLYGNVDIRTVNLGFRVDGRLASLTVDEGDAVQPGQLLGKLDDAPYRNALQQAEANVGSARAKLSLLQAGYRSEEIAQVRSEMAQRQSAFAYADSFLKRQQGLWAKNATSADALEDARTARNQAQANLQAAKDKLSQYRSGNRPQEIEQAKADVAQSEAALAQAQLNLQDATLVSPSAGTVLTRAVEPGTMLGAGGTVFTLSLTRPVWVRAYVNETSLNQAVPGTELEIYTDGRPDKPYHGKIGFVSPTAEFTPKSVETPDLRTDLVYRLRVIVTDADDALRQGMPVTLRFAKP; the protein is encoded by the coding sequence ACAAAAAACGCAGTGCCTTGATCGTATTGTTAATTCTGCTGATCGCGGCCGCCGCTTACGGGGTATGGCATTACCAACAGCAGCAAGATAAGCCGTTGACGCTGTACGGCAACGTCGACATCCGCACGGTAAACCTCGGCTTTCGCGTCGACGGCCGCCTGGCGTCGCTGACGGTGGATGAAGGCGATGCCGTTCAGCCGGGCCAGTTGCTCGGTAAGCTGGACGACGCCCCTTACCGCAACGCGCTGCAGCAGGCCGAAGCCAACGTCGGCAGCGCGCGCGCCAAACTGTCGCTGCTGCAGGCCGGCTACCGCAGCGAAGAGATCGCCCAGGTACGGTCGGAAATGGCGCAGCGCCAGTCCGCCTTCGCCTACGCCGACAGCTTCCTGAAACGCCAGCAGGGGCTGTGGGCGAAAAACGCCACCTCCGCCGACGCGCTGGAGGATGCGCGCACCGCCCGCAATCAGGCGCAGGCCAACCTGCAGGCGGCGAAGGACAAGCTGTCGCAATACCGCAGCGGCAACCGCCCGCAAGAAATCGAACAGGCCAAGGCCGACGTGGCGCAGAGCGAGGCGGCGCTGGCGCAGGCGCAGTTGAACCTGCAAGATGCCACGCTGGTCTCCCCTTCCGCCGGCACAGTGCTGACCCGCGCGGTGGAGCCGGGCACCATGCTCGGCGCCGGCGGCACGGTCTTCACCCTGTCGCTGACCCGGCCGGTGTGGGTGCGCGCCTACGTCAACGAAACCAGCCTGAACCAGGCGGTGCCCGGCACCGAACTGGAGATCTACACCGACGGCCGCCCCGACAAGCCTTACCACGGCAAGATCGGTTTCGTCTCGCCGACCGCTGAATTCACGCCGAAAAGCGTTGAAACGCCGGATCTGCGCACCGATCTGGTGTACCGCCTGCGGGTGATCGTCACCGACGCCGACGACGCGCTGCGCCAGGGCATGCCGGTCACCCTGCGCTTCGCCAAACCCTGA